The Corvus moneduloides isolate bCorMon1 chromosome 20, bCorMon1.pri, whole genome shotgun sequence region CCAAACGGCACATTTGGATCTCTAACTCTACATCTTTCTTATCCTTAAACCTCTACAACTTTGTCTCTCTCAtaaaaacccctaaaatctGGAGGCTTCCTGTGATCCCAGACCTGGCTCCAGAGGGATCAGACTAATTTTAATGAGAGCTGGACTGCAATGAGCAATCTGTCAAGTCACTCTCAGCCTGTCCAAAGAATCAGAGGAAGGTCTTGTGGTTCTCCTGCAACCAACTCCAGGCTGCAGGCCAAGCCCTTATAATCAGCACAGATGGTTCCAGGGAACTGCAGCCCAGTGGAACTGTGCTAATGAAGCCATGTACTTTCCACAAGAGCAAACACAACAGGGCACCGTTAGTAcctggcagggaaagggaaatacCAGACTACACCAGGCAAAAGTGAGGCTCCCATCTGTGTTTTCAagaacacagcagctcccataaatgaaaaattttggAGTATACGCAAAAGACAATCTAATCCAACATTGATTTGTGCTCTGATAGAAGGAGGCACAGTCATGTTCCTCAGATCCTGACAGGGAGTGATCCGCAGTGCAGAGCCTAGAAATCTGGAGGGGAGGTGGTGAAAATCTGCCTTACAATAGCATTTCTCTAAGACATTAGGTACTAGGAAACTTTCTGGCTGCAGTCCACCCAAGAGTCAAGCTGCAGGCTCTGGTTGCTTGTAGCAACAGAAGATGcactgaaaagaagaagagTCACTTTCCAGATGGTGCAGGATGTCTCTGGTCCTCAGTGATCTTCTAGGGCAAAAAAAGTGGCACTAAGCCTTTCTGATGCCACCCTCATGGTCACTACACACCCCCGTGGCTCAGAGGCTCTTGTGTGGAGCAGTTCTGTGGTGATTCACAGCTCAGTGCTCACAGAAATGGAACATGTGGCAGCACAGACCCAGCGTCCTCAACTCAGAGTGGAAATTCAGGAGGACGGCAAAAGCAAATTACTCTCAAGAGTAATTGGGATGGGAATGAAAAGGCAAACAAGCAGAAGGCTTTACATTTGTACTCTGCTATCAGCCAATATTTTACTGCCAAGCTGACGAGGTACCAAGGTGTTTACTCATGTTACTACAGCAGACAAAAATCTTCAGCGTGAAGATGAGTGACACCTCCTGACAAGCCTGCAATAACCCCTACCTTGGAATGCTCTGACAGGAATTCTGGCAGGAGGTAGACCTGGGCCAGCAGCTCTACGTAGTCACGACAACGGAAGTAATAGATGTGAGAGAGGATATTTTCCAGAGAGAAAGTCTCCAAAGCTTTCTGATGAtctgagaacaaaacaaacagatgaGTAAATGAGTCAGAAGTCTGTACGAGCATATTGTTACTTTCATCATCCCACCAAACCCTGCCCTCCACACATAGCAACAGCAAAGCCCCCAGAAACAGAACAGGCAAGGTAAGGAGTGTGGAAACATATTTTCCATCTGGCTTGAAAGTCAGGAAGGTGGTGAGCACATGCTATCCCAGCAtttgcacacagacacactggAGCCTCCAAAGAAGGCCTCCaacaatgaaaaatttatttctgaagcaaGAACTTCTCCAGTAAATCATTTTCAAGCCAGAACACCACCAGAGGACATCAGGGACTATTAATCATCCCTTGTTTAATATACAGGCAGTAGCTCGTTTAATACAGTGTCTTTTTACCTCAGTTCAAACAGAAGTTTGGTGCATAAATTCTCCATGAGTAACATAAAAGTTGTGTCCTTATCCCCAAGTGACTGATGACTTAGAGAAGAAAACTCTTACTAAATGCAGCCTGGCTGTATTGACTTTATGGAGGAGCTGAATTCCAGCTATGGTTTTACTGTATGGGCCTTCAGCAGCAACACTGCCTCATAAAAttctgctgttccttttttctttccccacctattcctgtgttttgaaacaaaacactcAGTTTTGCTCAGGAGAGTTGGGTTTGAGTGTTGGTGCAAACATGATCAttaaggtattaaaaaaatggaagaagggaggaagggaggaagagcaAACACCAAAACCTCACACAGCACCTAAAACCCCCAAGATCAAAATGATCACAAAATCTCcatgtagaaaaataattatttttgaagtagACCAgctcagtcttctccagacaCAGATGTAGTTCAGGGTTTGACACACACAGgtggaaataaaaagctgtcAGCAAACACTCCACAAGTAACACTGCAGCCTACGAGACACTTGTTTCACTCCATCCTTGCCTGCTAGGCAGAAAGAAATGACTTAGCAACGTACCTTCTTCTTGCTGAGCCTCAGCAATAAGGTGGCAGTGCTGCACACAGGCAGCTGCAATGTCCACCACTCTGTCCACCATAAAGCTCCCCTCAGTGTCAATGAACACGGCTTCTCCAGCAACACCCCCGAAGCACTCTGGGATCTGGACATCGACTGCCAGCTGCATACTGCCatgggaaacaggaaaaaaaggaatatttacaCCCCAGAGCTGTCCCAACTCACTCCTGGAGTGATATTCCTGCTGAGGAATACACGGAACAGGGAGCAGTACAGCCATTATTATATTTACAATGCTGGAGAAGAATCAGGGATTGCAGGCATgacaacaagaaaaatgaactCATTTCATAGCTGAGTTAAACAAAAAGTGATTGTTGCTTGCACAGaaatcatggaaaaataaaataccacaACTGTGTTTTGCCAACACCGGGTGCTCCGCAGATCTCTGTGATTTTTGTTAGCTGCACACCACCTCCCAGGATGTTGTCCAGTGCTGAACAGAAGGTGATGATGAAGCCCTGAGTTTGCTCTTCTTCCAGAAGCTCCAGGGCTGTGCACCTCCTGGTGGCACCTGAATCCCCAGCCGTCCTTGCTGCGTCCCTGTGACATTCCTGCCTCACCACCTGCAGTGCTTCCAGTGCCTCTTCCCTCGAGATTCCAATTTCTAGAGAagccaaaaccacaaaacaccaCCTTTATTTTATAAGCAGTGACTGATTCTGCAGCATGACACAAAATGATTCTTATTCACCCTCTCAGGACAACAtgcacacagccctggcacTAACGGTgtgatttttaaacttttactATCATAGATAATAAAGCTACCCATAATcaaaatcccagactggtttgggttggaagggacctgaaagacAACCCAGTTCCATCCtaggacaccttccactaccccagattgctcagagcttcatctaacccggccttggacacttccagggatggggcagccacagcttctctgggcacccggtgccagggcctcaccaccctcacagggaggaatcATGACACATTCCTTGAAAACGGCAATTTTCTGACATCAAAGAAGcttattttgtttaaatcacGTAGTAAAAACAAGAGGGaagctggggaaagaagaggaaatgagCCTAACAGAACCCTTTCGTTTTCCTGCATCACTCAGTGTCAGCTGATCTTTTACCAGAATcgtcttttttttattattattattcactGTGCCCCTTTCCCAGAGGCCTCATTGGGGCGTCCCAGGGGCcgggatggggaagggggaagggcCCGGAAtatccagaggaggccccgcGGGGCCGAAGGCCGCCGGTACCTTTGCTCAGGCCGCAGGGGCCGgtgtccagcagctcctgcgCCGTCTGGAAGCCGGCGGCGGCGAGGCGTGAGCGCAGGGCGGGAGCCAGCGGCAACGTGCCCACCTCCCGCTGCATGGCGGCACCGGGAGGCACCGGGAGGCACCGGGAGGCACCGGCCCCGCCCCGGTCCCGCCCCGGTcccacccccggccccgccccagccccaccctggcGCGAaccgggcgggcggggccgccgcgcaTGCGCGGGGCGCTGCCCGCGTGTCGGGGCCGTTGGAGCGGCGGGTGAGCGGGACCGCGTGGGCCGCGTGTGGCCGTGGgctctgggaaggggctgggcgCTCATTCCCGACCCGGGAATGCCGCTGGGTGCGTTCCGCCGGTGTGCTCGCGGAGAGGCCGCTGCACCCGGCAggttctgtgattccctggTTGTCGCCTCTCACGTCCCCGCTGTGCTCCCGCACCGGCCGGTGCGAGAGGAACCTCTTAGGGAAGGCAGGAGGCTGTTTTCCCCTTCCGTCTTTGGATATTCCTGCAGGAAGCAGCCATAACTTTAAGTTACTACAGGTTCTGAAGTCAGAAATAAGTTACTTAAGCTGCAGTGCTTTGCAGCTTGATAATGTTTCCTACCTTTCCCCAGTTCTGTTCAGGAAAGAAGATggctcatcccatccctcccccttttccatGCCCAGTCAAGCTTGGAAGTATAAAAGGAGACTCCCTGGAAGCTGAGCTGCATGAGTATGTCAGGGAAGGGAACTATGTGAAAGTGAAGAAGCTTCTGAAGAAAGGTAAAAACTAAGTTTAGACAAGTACtggcagaaaatatttactttttcctgtATTCTGTTATTTCTGGTAAAAAATAGTCAGCATACTGCTTCTAGAACCCAGTTTTCTGAGCGAAATATATTAACAAAATGACTTATAGCTGCCATTTTCAGTTAACTGGGAATAGTTCTTGAAtcaaaaaatgtattaaaataagttaattgaaaagaaaactgatgTTTTATTAGTAAAGTGCTCATAAGGAAATGATAGAGGCATTGTAAAACTAAAATTCTGAAAGTCAGGTGTTGGAATATTCTCTTTAAATGGGATTTTAATTGGGATTGCCAAATTCTTAAGGGACGGCTTAGACACTGGGGATTTTGACAACCAGATTTGTACCACATAGGAACAGGGGATTTTGTAAATGAAACCCAATACCTGGTGCCGTTCTGGTTCGGTTTTAGGATCACAGATCTCAATGGGTTGTGCTGATCCAGAGCCGCCGGTTTTTagtgcggggccgggcgcttCCCTCCGGGCGCGCCTCTGATTGGCCAGCGCAGGCAGAACATGCAAATCAGGGGGGCGCGTCCCTCAGAGCGCCACGCGCGGCCGttccgcggggcgggggcgctcCCGAGGGGCTCGGGGCGCGTTCCCGCGGCCgcgggggctcggcggggccgcgccggctCGTGGCGGGTGTGCGGGGAGTGGGGGGTGCGGTGTCGCGGTGTGCTAAGCGTGGGtgcgcgcggggcggggctgtGGGTGCGCGGGGAGCGGGTTAAGACTATACTTTCAGGGATCATTTCTGTAGTTGGTCACTAGAGGAGAGTGATCGCACCTGACCGGCGTCACAAGCCACGAGGAGGAGCGGGGTGTTCTCTCCTGAGCGCGAAGCGGGCGTGCGGCGCTGCTTGGGCAGGAGCCGCTCGCCATTGATGACCGTTCCCGGCCCTCGTGGTGGGGCTCGGGAGGGAGAGAGCACGGGCTGAGTGGTTTGTGgcccttttttttattctggttCTAAAAAAAGACTTGCTTTGAGTAAAGGGGGATGTTCCCTGCTAGGCgtgcttccttctcctcctACGGAACACGCCGCTTCTCGCTGTGGACGATCCCCGGAGAGGGCGGGAGCAGCCGCACGGATTTAGGCTTTAATGTCCGGTGAGGGTGTTGAGGCCGATGGTATTCCCGATGCATTTATCAGTGCAGGGCAGCGGGACTTTTTGGGTGCGGTGGAGTCGTCTCTGATGAACGGTGATGATCAGAAGGTGACACGGGACTGAGGGGAATCTGTTGAGGGTTTGCCTTTCATCGCTTGTGGAAGTTGGTGTCGCTCAGGCTGCAGATTGTGATGGCGGTTAGGGAGAAACCGCTCCATGTTGTGCTCTTTATAGCGAGCAGTGGGCCGTGGTGCGGGTGTCCGGGGTGCTCTGGCTGAGTGCAGAGATGTAAAGGCCGGAGTTCATTAAACGATGCTCTGTGGGGTGCTTGTGGTGGGTTCGTGCGTGTGTCCCTGAAAGCCTCGGGAGCGGCTGGGAGCCAGTGCACCGCCGCGGCGGCAGGCGACAGTCGTGCCGCGCTGCTGGTGATGCTACCGGGGCTCTTGTTGCCGCGGGGCGGCGGCAGCACGGGCTGTGACGGTGCCTTCTGTCGTGTCGCGACAATCGTCACAGCGCGAGCTCGGGCGGCAGCGCCACTTCTCGTGGGGGGGGGCGGAGAGCGGGAGCGGAACCGCGCGGGCGCCGAGGACGCCTCTGATTGGCCAGCGCAGGCAGAACATGCAAATCAGGGGGGCGCGTCCCTCAGAGCGCCACGCGCGGCCGttccgcggggcgggggcgctcccggggggctcggggcgcGTTCCCGCGGCCgcgggggctcggcggggccgcgccggctCGTGGCGGGTGTGCGGGGAGTGGGGGGTGCGGTGTCGCGGTGTGCTGAGCGTGGGtgcgcgcggggcggggctgtGGGTGCGCGGGGAGCGGGTTAAGACTATACTTTCAGGGATCATTTCTGTAGTTGGTCACTAGAGGAGAGTGATCGCACCTGACCGGCGTCACAAGCCACGAGGAGGAGCGGGGTGTTCTCTCCTGAGCGCGAAGCGGGCGTGCGGCGCTGCTCGGGCAGGAGCCGCTCGCCATTGATGACCGTTCTCGGCCCTCGTGGTGGGGCTCGGGAGGGAGAGAGCACGGGCTGAGTGGTTTGtggccctttttttttttatctgggtttaaaaacagattttggcATTAATCTATCAGTAGGCAGTTTATTTAAAGTTGTGTCTCTGGCTTTAGTCGTGCCGTGCAGGGATCAGACTTTCTGGTGCATTAGAGCCGCGCAGtgctgcgggagctgctggTTCCAAGCCCCTCAACCAAACTCTTCCATTTTTTATCAGTAAGCAGTGACTACAGCGAAGCAGCAAAGATTAAACAATTGCGTTAGGAATCTTGGAGGCTTCGCTCatattttgtttaaaggaaaatggGTCGCGGTCTCCAGAGGAATGGGGTCTGGAGAAGTCAGCAGGACTGAGCAGTACCTGGGGGAAGGTAATTCCTTCCAGCCGTGGGACATCGCAAACACTGACCCACTGACCACCTACTCATAACAATGCCCCGGCCCAAGTGGAGGGATGAACAGCAGAAGCGGACTAATTACCCTGGGAAACGAGAGATATAGCTAGTAAATAAAGGGATCAGTAGTAATTAATGTAGCGATGCAATTTGTAACCGGTTAATGCCGATGCCTtcataaaaatgtataaattgTGTAACGTCTTGATAATCGGGGAGCCATCTTTTTGTGTGAACCACCCCGTTCCCTGCTTGGCCTAAACTAGGATAAAGCAACAACAATCCTTCGCCTCGGTGCGTGAATGGGCTCCGCACACTGGCGAACGAGCCAAggcgggggggggtgggggggcgaGTGCGTTGCGGCCAGCGAGCCGCTGCTCTCGTCGCGTCCCTGGGGGCTGGGTGTCCGTGGAGCCGCCGTGTCGGGGATGGGCGAGGAGCTGCTCGCTGCCAGCCCAGCGCGGAGGAGCGGCTGCGGGGGCCGCGCCAGCCCCGCTCACGGGCGGGGtcgcggcggggcgggggggagctCCGGGCACGCGCCTCTGATTGGCCAGCGCAGGCAGAACATGCAAATCAGGGGGGCGCGTCCCTCAGAGCGCCACGCGCGGCCGttccgcggggcgggggcgctcCCGAGGGGCTCGGGGCGCGTTCCCGCGGCCgcgggggctcggcggggccgcgccggctCGTGGCGGGTGTGCGGGGAGTGGGGGGTGCGGTGTCGCGGTGTGCTGAGCGTGGGtgcgcgcggggcggggctgtGGGTGCGCGGGGAGCGGGTTAAGACTATACTTTCAGGGATCATTTCTGTAGTTGGTCACTAGAGGAGAGTGATCGCACCTGACCGGCGTCACAAGCCACGAGGAGGAGCGGGGTGTTCTCTCCTGAGCGCGAAGCGGGCGTGCGGCGCTGCTCGGGCAGGAGCCGCTCGCCATTGATGACCGTTCCCGGCCCTCGTGGTGGGGCTCGGGAGGGAGAGAGCACGGGCTGAGTGGTTTGTGgcccttttttttattctggttCTAAAAAAAGACTTGCTTTGAGTAAAGGGGGATGTTCCCTGCTAGGCgtgcttccttctcctcctACGGAACACGCCGCTTCTCGCTGTGGACGATCCCCGGAGAGGGCGGGAGCAGCCGCACGGATTTAGGCTTTAATGTCCGGTGAGGGTGTTGAGGCCGATGGTATTCCCGATGCATTTATCAGTGCAGGGCAGCGGGACTTTTTGGGTGCGGTGGAGTCGTCTCTGATGAACGGTGATGATCAGAAGGTGACACGGGACTGAGGGGAATCTGTTGAGGGTTTGCCTTTCATCGCTTGTGGAAGTTGGTGTCGCTCAGGCTGCAGATTGTGATGGCGGTTAGGGAGAAACCGCTCCATGTTGTGCTCTTTATAGCGAGCA contains the following coding sequences:
- the RAD51C gene encoding DNA repair protein RAD51 homolog 3, whose amino-acid sequence is MQREVGTLPLAPALRSRLAAAGFQTAQELLDTGPCGLSKEIGISREEALEALQVVRQECHRDAARTAGDSGATRRCTALELLEEEQTQGFIITFCSALDNILGGGVQLTKITEICGAPGVGKTQLCMQLAVDVQIPECFGGVAGEAVFIDTEGSFMVDRVVDIAAACVQHCHLIAEAQQEEDHQKALETFSLENILSHIYYFRCRDYVELLAQVYLLPEFLSEHSKVRLVVIDGIAFPFRHDFEDLSLRTRLLNGLAQQLIIIANDHKSAVVLTNQMTTRIGQSQSTLVPALGESWGHAATVRLIFHWDNSQRLATLYKSPSQKESTIAYHITSHGFRDVQPPAVTHSTEGTEMNPRKRPRTEEEKQQ